The genomic stretch GGTTATAATATTCACCTTATAATAAGTTTATACATAAAGTCTctacttttaaatatattacttGTATCTGGCATTTCTTCGTCGTTGGTACCATTAGAATTAGTCGATAATGGAGGGTTAGTcattttaataactaaattgaaattatttgtttattaatctGTACAGTTCCGAATacaaatattcttcttttttatctattttctagACGTATTCTCTATAGGTTATTCCTAGTAACTAACTTCGATtagaatttgtatattaaaaattaattatttcaaacgctgtttttattaatataaatatctttgaAATTAAATGCAATTGATAATAATAGTTCTTATGCAAATACCGCCATGTTTATCAATATGGCGGCTTATTATGATGTTATATAACAGTACCATTATAATTTATTAGGGGAGAGTAGAGCAAGACGggataattaaattaatttccaGTGGGGTTAGGTGAGGTAAGTACGAGACATGACGGGGTAGTTGTGATTGGCACAAAGTTCTGAGTTAAAATACAATTAGTATATAACTTAAGTTGCGGTACTTGACACGAATGTGTTGATCTTTTTTGTATCTCATTTCACTCCTCATAACAGCATCTTCTATCGATTCACAGTTCTATTCCCCTCGATTAGTTATCTTTTTGTACATCCGAACCATCTCTTATAGATAGTCCTAGCTCGAAAATAGTATATTAGGGAAACAATGGAGTAAACCCTATCATGTCCCATTGATAAATCCCTTGCCCCACTCATATTTTCTTGGTATTGAATGGACAAATTATTCACTCAAACTGGTCGCTAACTATTGGAAGCTTTATTTACTAAACCTTTATACTAATACTGCCATTTTCCGCTATGGTGCAGCACTTACAAGGTCAGGAGCTCTTACCCCGGCATCCCGTTTTACCCCACTCTCccccaattaaaaaaaatataccttcATAGGAATctattaaagaatatatttttttaacttcaataCAATAATACGATTGAGTATGGACctctattatttattgatgTGTTAATAACGCTCGACACAGTCACACGAATATTCATGGATGTAGAGCTTACAGCTTTGagaatcatattttgaattaagaGAAGTTAACCACAAGTCATTTGCATAAGACAAAGTTTGCAgataaaattatgatttatattaaaatgatttagaTCCAAGTGTTCATTAGAGAATTagttttatttagatatttttcgaTGTACTTATATTTTCAGTTACCTCTTGTACTTATCCTAAGTACAATTAAATCTACCGTTCCAGATTGTGGATGCGATACAAACAGAGATAACCATTGTAAAGATGATTCAGATCCCAGTTTTAAATACTTAAAAGATTCAAACGAAATTAGAGACAATAACGATGTGATAAATACGTCCGATATGGTACTAATAGAAGGCGCTACGTTCGAAATGGGAACTAATAAACCAGTATTTGAAGCAGATTTCGAAGGTCCTCTTCGGAATGTTAGcgtcaataatttttatttagataaatatGAAGTTTCGAATCAAAATTTCTACGATTTCGTCAAAAAAACAGGGTATCAAACAGAGGCTGAAGTTTTCGGAGATAGTTTTATATTCGAAATGTGCCTTCCGGAAGAAGAGAGGAAAAAATATGAAGACGTTAGGGCTGTACAAGCACCTTGGTGGATAAAAATGAAAGGCGTTTCTTGGAAACATCCTGAAGGGCCTGATACTACTATCGAaggttagtttttatttttttattaatgaaatagaagtgaattagtaaatattttagataaaatgaaTCATCCTGTAATTCACGTATCTTGGAACGATGCGGTTAAATACTGTGAATATCTAGGAAAAAGATTACCGACCGAAGCTGAATGGGAAATGGCTTGTAGGGGaggattaaaacaaaaattgtatccTTGGGGTAACAAACTCAATCCGAAAGGACAACATTggtgattatttttattcaaatattgtttgtttggtaaaaaatattttattttaggaCGAATATATGGCAAGGCGAATTTCCACATACTAATACTGCAGAAGACGGGTTCAAATTTACTAATCCAGTTGATTCATTTCCTCCAAACAAATTCGGGTTATACAACATGGCCGGGAACGTTTGGGAATGGACACAGGATAATTGGCAAAATAGTCCTGtaagtttttcattatatatttaaaaatgtgattttaataTTATGAAACCCCATAAAGTAGGAACCACTGTTGCTTCTCAACGggtatctattattttttttcttccaaaatttgaACGAGCATCAATTTGATGAGAAAATGGTCATTGAAAACCCCAAAGTTTACAGAACTCATAGGAATCTCACATGCCACGACagattcaattttattgataacttGAGCAAGAGAAAGCTTTCTAGAAGATGTGTTTCCTCAAAATTGATGACAAGAAGATTATTGAAAAGCGATACACGAAAAGTTATGTCCATTTCTGTGGAAAATATGGAGAAAAGATGTGAAAGGAGGAGAAAAGAGAATCAAATAACACAGAAGTTTTATCCACAATTAAAACAACTACACTATAAAGAAACAGCTGATTCAAGATTTGAAATACATGAGAAATAACAGGGTGAAAAATAGGAAGTAAATTGGGAATAGGTAGTGGTAGATAATAAACCGAAGGTGTAAGATGACAAGGACTgagttttttctgaaaataactaagcgaaattaaaaaaaaaactcaagttCCACTCAAAGTATGTCATATATATCCTGTGATGTATTACAgggttaaatattttatttaatgatcATTTGGTTAtgtaaatggaaaatattagaatgaaataatcatttaaCTGATATCTATATATTTACATCAGAatagtaacaaaaatatatatttaacattttaaattttttattttttgttcagaaTACGAAGGTGAAGAAAGGTGGTTCGTTCTTATGCCACGAATCGTATTGTTGGAGGTATCGTTGCGCTGCTAGATCGTCCAATACCAAAGATAGTTCTGCTTCTAATTTGGGGTTCCGTTGTGCAGCCGACAAGATTTAAATTGGAGGTTCATTACCGATATAAACGAATCcttaaataactttaataatgTTGTAAGGTAACCccatgtttttaaaatttttacattaataagaattatcaaaaataaatattttaattaataaaattgtatcaaaaactAGTGATATTCAACCCCATAAGGGGAAAAATTAACTAAAAGGCATAAATAATTCACACCTTTGActtaaatttagtaaaaaaaaacatttttcataccCCCAAATAAATTTAGGGTGCTACCAATTAattggtattattttttttcttttataacaaTTTCCCTCGCCTATTTTAAGATGACAATAAAATTGTATGAACCTCCAATCAAAATATGGCAAGATAAAATATTCAAGTACTTAAGATATCCTGCCAAAAAGTCTTccgattaattttttaatatttttaatagatgaaAGTAATATAACTATACGTTAAATGGTTAATGTATTCATAAATCCAACCCCCTAAAccagttaataataataaataaactccCTTCTTTTTTTAGGGTTAATATAGTTcggaatgtaataaaaaaacaccTTGACCtttaattaaaagtaatttatcACACACAGCCTTTTCTAAAGTTTTTTTGCTTCCGGATTTGAAACAAACTGGGAAATTAACGCCCGTATGGGGTAAAATAGATTCCGAGGGAGGCCACAAATGAGATCAAAGGAATATTCAGTTGTAGAATCAATCGATTGGGGTAGATTTACTGAGGGAATTATTAATACAGGATATTCTTCAATTAAGCTGGGGGACAATTAGAGAGAAAAATAGAagtaaatcgatttttaaatggAAGGAAATAAATGGTTACTTGGAAAATGTCataaaagaacaaaatattaaattacaagaTGGTTACCGTTCCAATATGGGGGTGGGCTAACTTCAGGAGACAATACTattaagaaaacaataaaaatatggaagggatgattttttttattaatgaatccTTCAAATGActgatttatcatttttttggaaaaaaaattcaaaaattctaattgaatttcatttaaaaacaaaatactttagTACAAGGTGGTACATGTCCCATAGGGAGCTATGGGGTTCAAAAGACAGGactaataagaataaaaaccCGAAATAAGTTGGAGGAGATGATGAGGAAGCCATTAAAAAACTGATTTGCAagtttcttgatgaaaaaattgtaaaaatttagaTTGAATGTCATTAAGAcaacaaaatattatgataCAAGATGATATTTGTCCAATATGGCGCTATGGGGATGCGCTAGATTGAAAAGGCAATACACAATACAAACTAGGAggattaaagaataataaaagtatatacaAATCACATGATGcaataaaaatcacaaaatatctGAAATAAGAGGATTTCTTAATCCATAGAGTCCTTAGAGGATGTGCTAGGTCCTAGAGGCATTACGAAATACAAACTAGAAGGATTAAAGAACATACAAATTATCTAATTCAAGACAAAgtacaaaaaatctaaaatagaGGATTTTTCAATGGATATAGTCCTCAAAGGACTAAAATAAGATATTTGCAGATACATTAGATCCTAGAGGCAATACGAAATACATACTAGAAGGATTAAAGGACATTTGAGGCATGTACAAATGATTCAATACAagaaaaatcgtaaaataaCCGGATTAAGGAAAGTGGAGGAATTCTCAGTGGATTGAGCCCTTAAAGGATAAAAATAACAGCTTCGAAGATGTGTTAGGTTCTAGAGGCATTACGAAATACAAACTAGAAGGATTAAAGGACATACAAATTATCTAATTCACGACAACgtacaaaaaatctaaaatagaAGATTTTTCAATGGATATAGTTCTCAAAGGACTAAAATAAGATATTTGCAGATACATTAGGTCCTAGAGGCAATACGAAATACAAACTAAAAGGATTAAAGGACATTAGAGGCATGTACATATGattctataaaagaaaaatcgtaaaatatCTGGATTAAGGAAAGTGGATTAAGTCCTTAAAGGACAAAAATAACAGCTTCGAAGTTGTGCTAGATTCTAGAGGACATCTTAACACAAGAAATATCATGTTAAGTCCTTAAAGGatcaaaataacagtttttaagtgaaaaaaacagttaaaaccATTCGAATTTACTATTAAAAGATAAtagagaataaaatatatattgaagtcTGTAATTAGAAATTGGAAGCAAAAAGAAAtcattaaataacaaaaaatatgtaataagaTTCTAAAAAAAGGATTTCTTAACGAAAAAAGTTCTTAAAAGGGGTAAATCAtcagtttttttacaaaaaaaaataaaaaaaacccaaTTTCAGTTGATTATattatgagaaatattttttcctagaACGGTAAttgaaaagaatcaaaaatttgtatttcccgtcgaaaaatttgagaaaaaattaccCCTGGGGTGTCCAAGACGAATGGTTCCATGTATTACAACTCAATTGTGGCCCTGTTTATCCACAAATAATTGTACTCATCCAAAAATTTGGGACAACTAGTATTTAATAATCcggataaaaaataaattaaatttccaaTAATCTAAATTCAGtctattaaaaaactaatttaaaatgGTTAGGGttttaaaaaaacaagaaaaaactcAGTTTAAGCTTAACCTAAAATTGTTTTCGGCTCTCAAgcctatcaatattttttgagcAACAATATGagtattttctttcaaaaattttggtaCTGGAACGAATTTGTACACCAAATAACCCCCGAAGGCTAATAAAGTTATCTTATAAGCCCTTTTGATGATTTTAGATGTTAACGAAGGAGGTGGGATCGTGACTATAGAGTTTACGTTATGCTCTTGACTCGTAGGCCAAAGTTTTTTAATTCCTGGTGTGTGACCCATACCGACGACACCCACTACACGTATAGGCTCGTGTTCAAAGTcacctaaaaatttttataactagaAATGTCCTTGGAACGATCGGTTACAGGATAATTACCTTCTTGCGAGGATTTCGATCTCGATTGGACAGCCTGTTGTAAGGAATTTGTCAAATAAATGTCTCTTTCATCTAAAAAAACTTCCTTGAACGCGGGATATTGTTCAGAAAAATCTGATAATACCTGCTCCAGCATATCTTTTTCCttacatttttctatatcttctacaCTAAAAAAGTTATAAGAACAACCTGTATGACTGtggtacattttaattttttttttcaaaaatctggTACAAAAATAATGGAACATTGATTTGTTATACTGGAATTACTTGTACGAGGGCTGTGCGGAAGTTAATGAATGTTTTGAGATGCAAAATCAAGTGAAAACACAAATTAATTAGATCAAGATATATGTCCATGTCGCTTTtctcaaatctgacattacacTGCTTCCCACAATTATTAAAACCTTGTAAATCAATCTTTTAGATCATTATTTAGGTTAACTTcaagttttttatgtaaaatttgttcTCAAGTAGTACTTATATGAGGGCTGTATAGGAAATAAcaagtttttagataaaaaatcgagtagaaaaacaatttttttttcatttagaacAAGATATATGTTCATGTCACTGACACATCTtgagtttattataatttttccaacaaaaacattctcaaatttaatatttcactaCTTCATACATTTCAACATACCCTGTACATATTTTTAACCTAAAAATCATTAAAACCTTGTAAATCAATATTTAGGTCAATTTCAAGgtttttatgcaaaatttgtTCTAAAGATGATGAAACAATCTCGAGTAGTGATTATATGAAGGTTATAGGATACATATAACAAGTTTTTAGAtagaaaataagtgaaaaaaagatttattgcaTGTTGTTGAATATATAGCAAATCTTGAGATTTCTCATCATAAACATAAACattcttaatattaaaattttattgcttcACACATTtgacacaccctgtatacaaaGTATGGAAGGCTCATTTCTCAAACTACCACAAATAGTTGCCTACTGAATGTAGTAATCTTACAGCATCAAGAAGTTTGTTTTATCCACCACAGAACcaaattaaaacattattttctgaACAACCGAAGTACAAccttctattttttattaaaccaaaaaattgaaataatcgtgatttttgaatttttttattatatttcactttatgaaaactatttacaatattttaataagaaatatcaaatttacttACGTGATAGGTTCCTTTGAAGTAAGTAGATGCCATGCTAATTTCACAGTTTGAAACCACGAAAGCCTCGCCAAAGCCCTTTGTAATGTGATGGACATAGAACGGTCTCCAAGGTGTATAGTGCAATTAGGAATATTGGAAGcctgcaaaaaaattgaataaaaaaacaaaaaaaaaattaaaaacttcaaCTCACCTCTTTAAAAGCAACTCTAAATTCTCCACCGGGAGCCATACCAATTTCTTTAGTTAAATAAGCACTCATATTGAGCACAAGTAAATAAATTAACCCATTATAGAGTCCATTACTTCTAATTGTACtcaaaattttttgcatatcaatatttttggcTTCCTGTAAAATAGTTTCTTCGTCTAAAGCTAAAATATTTGTTCTAGAGCtgcaaagttctagaacaactACATGTGGAAGAACGGTTgttataacctataaataagtaaaaaaaaaatattctgtcgAAGTATTTTTAAGTGTTAACTCACTTTTCTTACATCTTCTTGCGATTCTTTACTGAAATGTGCTGTACCGATAAGATACACTTTTGCGCCAGTCTTTTCATGTCTTAGAAGAGTAACCGTTTTCGGTAAATTATTATCGAAATCGTCGTCGGATTTACTGCTGGAGGATTCAGCATCCCCTAAACTTACGATTTCTATTGGATCGCTTTTATCCGAACCGGAACCGTTCTCCGTATCCGGATCTATTTTAACCGTACTTTCTgttaattctaaaatattt from Diorhabda sublineata isolate icDioSubl1.1 chromosome 5, icDioSubl1.1, whole genome shotgun sequence encodes the following:
- the LOC130444325 gene encoding formylglycine-generating enzyme yields the protein MYLYFQLPLVLILSTIKSTVPDCGCDTNRDNHCKDDSDPSFKYLKDSNEIRDNNDVINTSDMVLIEGATFEMGTNKPVFEADFEGPLRNVSVNNFYLDKYEVSNQNFYDFVKKTGYQTEAEVFGDSFIFEMCLPEEERKKYEDVRAVQAPWWIKMKGVSWKHPEGPDTTIEDKMNHPVIHVSWNDAVKYCEYLGKRLPTEAEWEMACRGGLKQKLYPWGNKLNPKGQHWTNIWQGEFPHTNTAEDGFKFTNPVDSFPPNKFGLYNMAGNVWEWTQDNWQNSPNTKVKKGGSFLCHESYCWRYRCAARSSNTKDSSASNLGFRCAADKI
- the LOC130444324 gene encoding traB domain-containing protein; the protein is MDNSLTNFELTESTVKIDPDTENGSGSDKSDPIEIVSLGDAESSSSKSDDDFDNNLPKTVTLLRHEKTGAKVYLIGTAHFSKESQEDVRKVITTVLPHVVVLELCSSRTNILALDEETILQEAKNIDMQKILSTIRSNGLYNGLIYLLVLNMSAYLTKEIGMAPGGEFRVAFKEASNIPNCTIHLGDRSMSITLQRALARLSWFQTVKLAWHLLTSKEPITVEDIEKCKEKDMLEQVLSDFSEQYPAFKEVFLDERDIYLTNSLQQAVQSRSKSSQEGDFEHEPIRVVGVVGMGHTPGIKKLWPTSQEHNVNSIVTIPPPSLTSKIIKRAYKITLLAFGGYLVYKFVPVPKFLKENTHIVAQKILIGLRAENNFRLSLN